One part of the Prosthecobacter vanneervenii genome encodes these proteins:
- a CDS encoding SDR family NAD(P)-dependent oxidoreductase, with translation MFSLANKTVIITGAGSGIGQAIAILFAKQGAHVEVLDLKQEAAQETVDQIKAAGGSGRATACDVGNYAEVKAIFDGVAASHGKIDILVNNAGIAHIGTAMTTNEEDMDRLHRVNIKGVHACAQSALAHMTARNNGVILNMCSIAAQMGLADRFAYSMTKGAVLMMTYSIAKDFIKQGIRCNCIAPARVHTPFVDGYLAKTYPGQEAEMFQKLSAAQPIGRMAKPDEIAALALYLCSDEASFVTGSSYPIDGGAVNLR, from the coding sequence ATGTTTTCACTCGCCAACAAAACCGTCATCATCACCGGGGCCGGATCGGGCATCGGTCAGGCCATCGCCATTCTTTTCGCCAAGCAGGGGGCGCACGTCGAAGTGCTGGACCTCAAGCAGGAAGCCGCCCAGGAAACCGTGGACCAGATCAAGGCCGCAGGCGGCAGTGGTCGTGCGACCGCCTGTGATGTGGGCAACTACGCCGAGGTGAAGGCGATTTTTGACGGGGTGGCCGCCAGCCATGGCAAGATCGACATTCTGGTAAACAATGCGGGGATCGCCCATATCGGCACGGCCATGACCACGAACGAAGAGGACATGGACCGCCTGCACCGGGTGAATATCAAAGGCGTGCACGCCTGTGCCCAGTCGGCCCTGGCCCACATGACGGCTCGAAACAATGGGGTGATCCTGAACATGTGCTCAATCGCAGCCCAAATGGGGCTGGCCGACCGCTTTGCCTATTCGATGACCAAAGGGGCGGTGCTGATGATGACATACTCCATCGCAAAAGACTTCATCAAGCAGGGCATCCGCTGCAACTGCATCGCCCCGGCGCGTGTGCACACCCCTTTTGTGGACGGTTACCTGGCCAAAACCTACCCAGGTCAGGAGGCTGAGATGTTTCAGAAGCTCAGCGCCGCGCAGCCGATCGGCCGCATGGCCAAGCCAGATGAGATCGCGGCATTGGCACTGTACCTGTGCAGTGACGAGGCATCGTTCGTGACGGGCAGCTCATACCCGATCGACGGCGGCGCGGTCAACCTGCGATAA